A region of Lycium barbarum isolate Lr01 chromosome 1, ASM1917538v2, whole genome shotgun sequence DNA encodes the following proteins:
- the LOC132604461 gene encoding AP-2 complex subunit alpha-1-like, whose translation MALSGMRGLSVFISDIRNCQNKEQERLRVDKELGNVRTRFKNEKGLTPYEKKKYVWKMLYIYMLGYDVDFGHMEAVSLISAPKYPEKQVGYIVTSCLLNENHDFLRLAINTVRNDIIGRNETFQCLALTLVGNIGGREFAESLAPDVQKLLISSSCRPLVRKKSALCLLRLFRKNPDVVNVDGWSDRMAQLLDERDFGVLTSSMSLLVALVANNHEAYWSCLPKCVKVLERLARNQDIPQEYTYYGIPSPWLQVKTMRALQYFPTIEDPSTRRSLFEVLQRILMGTDVVKNVNKNNASHAVLFEALALVMHLDAEKEMMSQCVALLGKFIAVREPNIRYLGLENMTRMLMVTDVQDIIKRHQAQIITSLKDPDISIRRRALDLLYGMCDVSNAKDIVEELLQYLSTAEFVMREELSLKIAILAEKFAPDLSWYVDVILQLIDKAGDFVSDDIWFRVVQFVTNNEDLQPYAALKAREYLDKPAIHETMVKVSAYILGEYSHLLARRPGCSPKEIFSLIHEKLPAVSTSTIPILLSTYAKILMHTQPPDPELQNQILAIFRKYESCIDAEIQQRAVEYLELSKKGAALMDVLAEMPKFPERQSSLIKKAEDTEADTAEQSAHKLRTQQQNSNALVVTDQPSANGTPPVSHLGLVKVPTMTNVDRNLPDQGETEPNGTLTVVDPQPPSAPSPDVLGDLLGPLAIEGSQPAATQPVHNLGSVVGVAPNAEDALALATIEEQTATVQPIGNIAERFHALCLKDSGILYEDPYIQIGIKAEWRAHHGRLVLFLGNKNTAPLVSVQALILPPSHLRIELSLVPETIPPRAQVQCPLEVVNLRPSRDVAVLDFSYNFGAQLVNVKLRLPAILNKFFQPISVSAEEFFPQWRSLSGPPLKLQEVVRGVRPMSLPEMTNLFNSLLLMVCPGLDPNANNLVASTTFYSESTRAMLCLVRIETDPADRTQLRMTVASGDPTLTFELKEFIKEQLVIIPTAPTAAAPPVPPQPQPTSPPPPVSDPGALLAGLL comes from the exons ATGGCGTTATCAGGCATGAGAGGTTTGTCAGTATTCATTAGCGACATTCGTAATTGCCAAAACAAAGAACAGGAACGTCTTCGTGTTGATAAAGAGCTTGGCAATGTTCGTACTCGCTTCAAAAACGAAAAG GGGTTGACACCTTATGAGAAGAAGAAATATGTCTGGAAAATGCTTTACATTTATATGCTTGGTTATGATGTGGATTTTGGTCACATGGAAGCTGTATCTCTGATATCTGCTCCAAAGTATCCCGAGAAGCAG GTGGGGTACATAGTGACATCATGTTTGCTCAATGAGAACCACGATTTTTTGAGATTGGCAATTAATACAGTCCGCAATGACATAATAGGTCGCAATGAAACTTTCCAGTGTCTGGCATTGACTTTG GTTGGAAATATTGGAGGAAGGGAATTTGCTGAATCTCTGGCACCTGATGTTCAAAAGTTACTC ATATCAAGCAGTTGTAGGCCACTTGTGAGGAAGAAGTCTGCTCTATGTCTCCTGCGTCTTTTTAGAAAAAATcctgatgttgtgaatgttgatGGCTG GTCAGATAGGATGGCACAACTACTAGATGAACGGGATTTTGGTGTCTTGACATCTTCCATGAGCCTTCTAGTTGCATTAGTGGCCAATAACCATGAAGCATATTGGAGTtgtcttccaaaatgtgttaaaGTGTTGGAAAGGCTTGCCAGGAACCAAGATATTCCACAAGAATATACTTACTATGGGATCCCGTCTCCCTGGCTTCAG GTGAAGACTATGAGGGCTCTTCAATATTTTCCGACTATTGAAGATCCAAGCACTAGAAGATCATTGTTTGAG GTTTTACAACGGATATTGATGGGAACTGATGTGGTGAAAAACGTGAACAAAAATAATGCGTCACATGCAGTCCTATTTGAAGCCCTTGCTCTT GTCATGCATCTTGATGCTGAAAAGGAAATGATGTCTCAGTGTGTTGCATTACTTGGGAAATTCATTGCTGTCCGTGAGCCAAATATTCGTTATCTTGGCTTG GAAAATATGACTCGGATGTTGATGGTTACAGATGTACAGGACATAATAAAACGACATCAAGCTCAGATTATTACCTCACTGAAGGACCCTGATATCAG CATTCGGAGACGTGCCCTTGATTTACTGTATGGCATGTGTGATGTTTCTAATGCAAAGGACATAGTAGAAGAATTATTACAG TATCTCAGTACAGCAGAGTTCGTGATGCGTGAAGAGCTGTCACTTAAAATAGCAATTCTTGCAGAGAAGTTTGCTCCTGATCTGTCATG GTATGTTGATGTCATCCTTCAATTAATTGACAAGGCTGGCGATTTTGTCAGTGATGACATTTGGTTCCGTGTTGTGCAGTTTGTTACAAACAACGAAGATCTTCAG CCTTATGCAGCTTTGAAAGCCAGAGAATATCTTGATAAGCCTGCCATTCATGAAACAATGGTCAAG GTAAGTGCATATATCCTTGGAGAATACAGCCATCTTCTTGCTAGAAGGCCAGGATGTAGTCCGAAGGAAATCTTCAGCCTCATTCATGAGAAGCTTCCTGCTGTTTC GACTTCAACAATTCCTATTCTTCTTTCGACATACGCAAAAATTTTGATGCACACACAACCACCAGATCCCGAGCTACAGAATCAAATATTGGCAATATTCAGAAA ATATGAGAGTTGCATTGATGCTGAAATTCAGCAACGAGCTGTGGAATACTTAGAGTTGAGTAAGAAAGGGGCAGCTTTAATGGATGTCTTAGCTGAAATGCCTAAGTTCCCTGAGCGACAG TCCTCATTGATCAAAAAAGCTGAAGACACTGAGGCTGATACTGCTGAACAAAGTGCACATAAGCTACGTACACAGCAACAGAACTCTAATGCTCTAGTAGTAACAGACCAACCCTCTGCAAATGGTACTCCACCAGTCAGTCACCTTGGTTTAGTGAAGGTTCCAACCATGACCAATGTG GATCGTAATTTACCAGATCAAGGGGAGACAGAGCCAAATGGAACTTTGACTGTTGTGGATCCTCAGCCTCCTTCAGCACCTTCGCCTGATGTCCTGGGAGATCTTTTAGGTCCATTGGCTATTGAAGGCTCTCAACCTGCTGCTACCCAACCAGTGCATAATTTGGGCTCCGTTGTCGGCGTTGCTCCAAATGCAGAGGATGCGTTAGCACTTGCAACTATTGAAGAACAGACTGCAACAGTCCAG CCAATAGGAAATATTGCAGAAAGATTTCATGCCTTGTGCCTCAAAGACAGTGGTATACTGTATGAGGATCCTTATATTCAG ATTGGCATAAAAGCAGAGTGGCGAGCACATCATGGACGACTTGTCCTCTTCTTGGGAAATAAGAATACGGCTCCGCTTGTTTCGGTTCAGGCTCTGATATTGCCCCCATCTCATCTGAGAATTGAACTGTCATTAGTACCTGAGACAATTCCTCCTCGTGCACAG GTTCAATGTCCTCTTGAAGTAGTCAACCTCCGTCCAAGTAGGGATGTGGCTGTTCTTGACTTCTCATATAATTTTGGGGCGCAGTTG GTCAATGTTAAACTTCGACTTCCTGCCATCTTGAATAAGTTTTTTCAGCCTATATCAGTATCTGCGGAAGAGTTTTTCCCACAGTGGAGATCACTATCTGGGCCACCACTGAAGCTCCAAGAAGTG GTTAGAGGTGTAAGGCCAATGTCGCTTCCGGAAATGACGAACTTGTTCAACAGTTTACTGTTGATGGTTTGTCCAGGGCTT GATCCAAATGCAAATAATTTGGTTGCTAGCACAACTTTCTACTCCGAGAGTACACGAGCCATGTTGTGTTTG GTAAGAATAGAAACAGATCCAGCTGATAGAACTCAACTGCGTATGACCGTTGCTTCTGGAGATCCTACTCTGACATTTGA GTTGAAGGAGTTCATTAAGGAGCAATTGGTTATTATCCCTACAGCTCCCACCGCTGCTGCACCACCAGTTCCTCCCCAACCTCAGCCAACCTCTCCGCCTCCACCGGTATCAGACCCCGGGGCGCTGCTTGCTGGTTTGCTTTAA